Genomic window (Acropora muricata isolate sample 2 chromosome 11, ASM3666990v1, whole genome shotgun sequence):
TAGATCATCGGACGAAGGCATGGCTGGACGGGATAAGACGCACCAATTTACCTCCATTAGAGAACTGCCATGTTTGTAGTGAACACTTTCTGCCAAGCCGTTTTGAGCCTGACGATCTCCGTACACAGTTAACTGGGCAGAAGGGCAAACGGAGCTTGAAGGCTGACGCTGTACCGTCTGTATTTAAATACAGCCATAGCCCAGAGGAAAAAAAACCCAGGCTATCGTCCAAACGTCGCCGCGAACGACAAAGACATGAAGAAGTTAGTCTGTCATTAATTACATGTTGCTCTGAAATATGTTACATAAATGTTCTTGTTTAGCATGTTTACTTTATACGCACAATTTGAACGAAAACAAACAGTACAAGTCCTACTCTCCTCCTGACTATTTAGTTTTGTTACGGTGCTTAACCGTGCAGCTTCAACCAAACTTGCCAAGCATAGTTATGTGTCGCTTTTCTTGCTTGTCTCTTCCGAATCTACCAATTATCCTGAGACCACATGAGACTGAGAGATTGTAAAATATTAATGTGTCATTTAAGTGTCAGCCATTAAACCTTTCGATAATTGATTTCACTGTGGTTTGATGTGATCCTTGTTTCGGAGATTATTGTTTTTAAATCACATGGAGTACTTATTATCCATGATTCTACATGACTGCATTTGGTATATGCCTTGTTGTTGATGTTTGGTCTCTTGTTACGCATCGCACTGTCAGTCACGCAAGAAAAATCATGGTGACTTTGATTGTAACCTTCAGGTTAACTGTCAGGGATTCAGATGTCAACTTTTTAAATTGTCGTTTAAAACCTAGAATTTGTGCATTTCAATTTTCTAATAGGCTGTTGCAGAACTACTTGCTGCTGAGAATGAGAACTCAATTGCAGAAGAGATCATAATTGAGGATTCTCCACTAAATTATGACATCACTCCTTTGAAGTCCTTCTCTGCAAGTCATGGGGTGCGTGATTTTGAAGTACAATGTTGTTTTGAGCCCATTACCCACAGAAGTATAGCAACCCAGACTGATGTTTGCAACGCATCTCCCTGTGAAGTTGTTTGTACCACATCCGGCATTGGCATTTCCTCCCCAGTTAAAACAGAAACTAATTCCCCAAAACATGCAGAGTGGAAGGTTTCCCATGACCACAACTACACCATGAATGCACCCCCAAAAGTAATTTTTCCAACCTACGATGACAGCAGTTTCAAAACAACTCCCTTACCTCCTGTACATAATATAACGTGTGATCAGTATGAGTCTACAGATGCTGTTGATACTGGTCAAGAAAGTGATGCAGATGGTGACATTGATAATGACATGGATGATGAAGACATGGACCCCAGCTGGAAATTATCTGATGCCGAACAGTTCCTCTCAGATGATGACAGGGAGGTGGAGCCATCTGAAGATGACTTTAAAGAGTCCACTCCtcacagggaaaaaaaatttctggtCTTTGgttcatgtctttttgaacTTCTCAAAAGATGCCCAGAATGTGGGGATGTTATCATCAAGCGGAACAACAAAACTTCTGGTACTATGTTACTAGTTGAACTGACTTGCCATAGTGGCCATACAAAAACATGGGAATCCCAACCAGTTGTAAAAAGGAAACCTCTTGGAAACCTTTTATTAGCAGCAGCTATACTTTTTACAGGTAACACCTTTTCAAGTGTCAGTAACCTTGCCTCATGTCTCAACCTTCAATTCTTTTGTGAACGTGTTTTTTATGACACACAAAGGAAATATTTGTTCCCAGTTGTTAACGAAGCATGGGAGGCTGAGAGCAATAGCCAAATTGACATACTTACCTCCAAGCCAGTGGTTAACCTAGAAGGGGATGGGAGATGCGATAGCCCTGGACATTGTGCCAAGTATGGTACTTATACATTGATGGATGAGGACACAGGAAATGTAGTGGCATTCAATGTTGTCCAAGTCAGTGAGGTGTCCTCACCTAATGCAATGGAGAAAGAGGGCTTCACCAGATCAATTGAAATGTTGGAGGGGAAGGGAGTTAACATCACCAGAGTAGCAACAGACCGCCACGTTTCCATTGCCAGCTGCATGTCCAGGGACTACCCACACATTAGTCATCAATATGATGTATGGCATCTGTCCAAGTGGGTAGTCAAAAAGCTGACAAACAAGGCTAAGCAAAAGGGTTGTGAGCAGTTGGCCCCATGGATACAGTCCATCTCCAACCACCTATGGTGGTCTGCTGCAACATGTGATGGCAGTGTACAGATGTTACGGGAAAAGTGGAAGTCAGTGTTGGATCATGTCAGCAACAGGCATAAATGGTCTGGAAACTTCCTTTTCCACCAGTGCTGCCACAGACGCATTTCTTCCTCTGAAGCTAAGAGGATATGTTGGATCAAGCCAGGTACGCCAGCTCACTTAGCCTTAGAGGAAGTGGTTCTAAACAATAAGCTTTTGAAAGATGTGGCTAAACTGACTGACTTCTGTCACACTGGCAAAATTGAGGTGTATCACTCTATAATGTTAAAGTATTGCTCAAAACGGGAGCACTTCTCCTACAAAGGCATGGTTGCCAGGACACAGCTTGCTGCTCTTGACAACAATGCAAACACTGGCCGCAAGCAAGCTCGGATTAAGGAGGGTGAACGGGCAGGTGAGGCTCGTTACAAACTCTGTTTCCCTAAGGCAAACAAACGATGGGTGGTCAAGCCAATTAATGAGAAGAAGTCATTTCAGTATTTATCAGGATTGCTTTCTGAAGTTGTCAAGCGCGTTGAGCTCGGGAATGCAGTGATACCGGCCATGCCAGTTCACCTACCAAAAAACATTGCATCCCAACCTGCACCAATTGTGGCGGATGCAATAAAACAGCACCGCTCAAGATTTAACAGATGACTTTGAAAAATGTCTTACTCATTGTATGTACAGTCAGAGTTATACTACATTTCTATATACAATTTCCAATACCTTTGTTTGAGATGTTACGGAAAGTGTCTGTGCAAATTAAATTGCTTAATCTGTGAAATACTCCTCTTTATCCTCATTACGAGTTGCAACCTTAATGTGAATAGACTGAGGCCATACATgccaaaccttttgtttttaattttcagtGTTCCTTTCTTTCTATTTGCCGGCTTTTTCTTTACTATTGTTTGTGAAGTATTTAATGAGTGCCATTTTCTAGGATTACTTTGATTTGATACTGCCATTGACCCTAACTGGTAACCTCATCATTCCTCAGCAAACTTTTTAACAAAGTTTAAAGTCATAATCTTTTAGCATGTTTTGACAAGTTTTATGGCAATTTTTTTACTGAAACAATTGCCACTGCTCCAAAGAAATTATATATGACACTATAAAGTTTaaacaatgtgtaaattattttattgaaatcatAAAGTCAAAGGTGCACCAAACCTCTTTGAGACGAGTTCAAACACAGCGATGATTTCTTATACCAGTGGCAAATTATCCTTTAGAAGTATATACATTACTCATCTGCATAACGAAatcctttgaaaataaattcctCCTCTGGCCCAGGCGGAGGATAGAAGTTACGTATGCACATGACGGCACAGGATGGCAAAACAACTCGTATTTCTTTCCCTAATATTCCCCAACACCATCGAGCCAATTGCCTGTAAGCAATATGTCTAAAAAGTTTATCTTCGGCCCCATCATACGCGTCTTTGTACTGTTGCTTGTACTGATACCAAGCAGTCTGCAGGACCCATCGATTTGTACACACTGGGTGAATGCCTGGGTGCTGTGTTATGCATTTGGGTTGTTCTTCACATTCACCAGAACTGACAGCCTCAATTAGCTTATTTTTGACTTGCTCAATTTCTTGGCAACAAACACATGACTCTGCCCTTTCCATGATTTGACAATTCTTACAAGCACACCTAAGTAATGAAACGAAACTCGGAAACCCGGTTCGCAAAGTAAAAATGGTACAGAAAGACTAGAAATCATGCCTAAACATGTAGGTCTTATTAGAGCGAATAAACACTGGTCAAATCAAAGAAACCACAGCTTTATTTTTTGACACTGAGCACTGAGCTGTGCAGACGTGTATTTTGAGCACCGATAAAAAAATTCACGAATTCTCTTTATCTTAATTATAAACCTACATATTCTGGAAACCTTCCAGTATGACGGGTGCGGAAAAACTGCGAAAGGAAAATCAAGCTTTGCGAAATGAAATTGAAGAACTAAAGACCAAACTGCAGAAAGTTTCTGACGATTTGTCAAAGAATCAACATGGCCGACATGGTAAACGGGAATTGTCACCAGATGAGGCGCACTCAATTGAATTTATATCAGGTCAATATGATGACTTCATCCGCTTTAAAGAGGAAGCTGACAAACAAATTCGAGAGCTCATCTCAAGAGTAACTGAAATTTCAACTCTGTGTGATTATATTAGGAGATCAATCGAAGCTTCGGAAGCGTATAGCTATCAGTTCAACATTAAAATAGTAGGTGTGCCAACTGTAGCTGAGCGtgaaacaaaccaacaaaaagcCGATCTATGTATGAAGCTATTCGCTGCATTGAGAGTTGAGGGAGTGTCATTGAATGACATTGACACTGCACATCGGGTGCCATCCCGTGTTGCCTCCAACAGACCCAATGCAATCATTTGTAAGTTCGTCCGTAGGTTAACAAGAGAGAAAGTCATGGCAGCCAGGAGACGAGTGTCTAACCTAAATGCAGACGATTTGGGCTTCAATGATGCGGTTGATATAAGTCATATCAACTTATTCGATCACCTCACACCAAGGATGCAAAAGCTATTatttgagagcaaaaaattCAAGGAtgagaacaataataaatactGTTGGGCGAAGAACGGATTTGTTTATCTACGGAAGACGGATACTTCAACTGCAGTAAAACTTAGCAGTTTAGAAGACTTGCAAGGAGTGGTACCGCAAAGTTGAGCTAAGTATACTTGTTTAGATGATATTATCATTAGAATCAAGCAGTAATGAAGTTACGAAGAAATAAATCGGAAGAGagggccaataaattattatttagtgAGCTGCCTTATTTTAACTTTAGAGGTAATCTCGCTTTCTATCATGGGCAGTTTAACAACTCGATTCCTGCAGATTGGCGGCCAAGGCGAAATTTAGATAAATTAAATAGTCTATATGACTTAGATATTTTTAGCCTAAACTCTAATCTGGATACCTATTTGAATACCGATTTTAACCTCCCTAATCAGTGCATACAAAGCCGATACTTTTCCCCACATAGTTTCAAAATGTTCAAGCAAAAACTTTCTGAAAACACAATTAAGTCtagtttttccatttttcataaCAATATTGTGAGTATCAATCGCAATTTAGAAAACGTAGAATTGTTATTAGATGAACTTGATTTCCACTTTGATGTTATTGGTATCTcggaaacaaaaattacaaattctaATGAGAGCAAAGCTCATCTGAACATATCGGGTTATACTTTTGAACATGTGCCAACACCGTTGGCCTCTGGAGGCATTGGCCTCTTTGTTAATCAATCATTGAATTACAATGTACTTGAGAAAACTTCAAATGAGGCATTCCAAGCCCTTTGGgttgaaatttcttttgttgatcataaaaatattgtttgtGGGATAATCTATCGTCAGCATAACTCTCCTGATGACTTCCTGACATATTTTGATAGGACAATTGAGAAAATGGTGTCAAATGATAGGGATGTCTATATCATGGGTGATTTTAATATAGATCTACTTAAGTGTGAAACATCCCAACTAAGCCAGGATTTCCTGCTCTCCCTTCGAAGCTGTTATCTTATTCCAACAGTAGACAAACCGACGCGTGTGTATAGAACTTCTGCTACCTTGATTGGTAACATTTTTATTAACAATCCCGACAAATTGCTGGCTAGCGGAAACATTATTTCTGATATTAGTGATCACTTCTCCCAGTTCTGTATCACTACGTCAACGAAAGATAAATTTCGAcaagttaaaaatgtaaaactacGCGATTGTTCAAGATTTTCTGTGGATCGTTTTAACAATGAGTTATCTGAAATTGATTGGGGTCAAATAATTGCAAATGGAGCAAATTGTGTgaacaagttgttttcatcGTTTTACAACAAGTACAATGCAATTGTGAACAAACACGCCCcgatgaaaaatttatctaaacgCAAAGCAAAGCAGCTATCTAAACCCTGGATAACTAGCGGAATCAGGGCGGCGATTAaggtcaaaaataaattatacgCTTCTGGAGATGAAGTTCGGTATAAACAATATAGAAACAAAATTTGTACATTGATACGATTAAGTGAAAGGAAAAACTACAGTACATTCTTTGAAAATAACGTGGCCAATATAAAGAAAACCTGGCAAGGAATTAATGAACTTTTACACCGACGGaaacaaaacttaaaagttatatctGCACTGAAAGATTTTAATAACTGCAATAAAATTGTTAGGGAAGGTTCGCGGATACCTAACATTATTAACGAACATTTTGCAACAGTGGGAAACAGACTTACCAAAAAGCTACCCATTCCCCAAAATCACTATTTAGATTAAGTTGATAAGGGCAAATCTCCAATTTCATCATTCTTTTTTCAGCCTGTCTCACCCGAAGAATTACGGTCAGAAATATTACTTGTACCGAATGATAAATCTCATGGTTTATACTCCTCGCCTACCAAATTACTGAAATGCTCAATTGCTGTCATAGCCCCTGTTCTTACAGAGATACTTAATACATCTATCAAATTAGGGACTTATCCATCAAAGCTCAAAATAGCTAAAATTACACCTGTGTTCAAGGGTGATGATGACACAGATGCAAACAATTATAGACCTATctctttgctttcaaattttaatagagtatttgagaaaataatttacaaaagATTAACTAGCTATATAGAAAAACATGATCTCTTGAATTCCTCACAATACGGTTTTCGCAAGGGGCATTCAACCCAACATGCAATACTAGATATTGTAAACGATATACAGTCAAACATGAATCGGCGTCTGTTATCTTGTGGAATATTCATTGATCTAAAAAAAGCTTTCGATACCGTCGATCATGACGTCTTGCTTGATAAGCTTAATCACTATGGCTTTCGTGGAATAATTAACAGTTGGTTCTCCTCATCTCTTAAAAAACGCACCCAAACAACGCGAGTAGATCATTTTATATCAGATAAAGCCGTTGTTGGATGCGGAGTTCCTCAAGGATCAGTTTTGGGACCATTACTTTTCTTGCTATATGTTAATGACATCCACAGATGTTCAAATAAATTAAGGTTCTACCTCTTTGCAGATGACACCAATATTCTCTATGCggacaaaaatttgaaaaatctggAAACAACAGTCAACAATGAACTTCAAAATCTTTCTAACTGGCTAACAGCCAATAAACTAACTCCTAACATAAAAAAATCTAACTTTGTAATATTTCGTCCTTACCAAAAACGACTTGCTTATCAACCAAAACTTTACATGTTTGATAATGAAAAGAGTAAATATGTTTGCCTCGAGTCTAAAGTTTATATAAAATATCTGGGCGTTCTCATTGATCAGCATCTTTCTTGGAAATACCACATTGATTCTGTCGCcacaaaaattagcaaaaatgtTGGGCTGATTGCAAAGCTACGCCACTCTGTACCTCGACCAATACTATTGAATATCTATAAGTCATTAGTTCATCCTTATCTAACCTACGGTCTTGCTGCCTGGGGCCAGGCATGCAAGACTTatcttaataaaattttaattcttcAGAAAAGGGCTCTTCGCTTATTATACAGACTGGCATGAACATGCAATTCCCTTATTTCTCGATGCAAACGTGCTACCAATAACTTTCCTTTATTATGAATCGGTATCATCTTTAATGTATGACATCAATAATTGTAAAGCTCCAAGAAAcatgttaaatttatttcagaaaacGTCTAATATTCACTCATACAATACACGATCGTCTACGTCTGgaaaatttctttgttaaagGTTCTAGATtggaaatacaaaataattCCTTCTCTCGACTCGGAGTAAAACTGTGGAATAAGATACCATGCTATGTGACAGATCTTCCTAAAAGAACTTTTAAACGAGTTCTTCGCAAATTGCTATTTGATATTTTAGAAAGGGAGGATGACTATATTGAAATCCCCATGATTATCCAAAACGTAGGTACATAGATACACTTAATAGTTATTCATTTAATCTTCTAATCTACAAGgcttgttttaatttaaggtttaaaccgtttctctaatttgttttaatttaaggtttaaactgtttctctaatttgttttaatttaaggtttaaattgtttttctgaGGTATTTATTTAAGTTgttcgtgtttcttttttttttgtcttgcccCGCCTCGACTAGCTTTTCAGCTATTTGCGGGGCAAACTATCCCAACCTGTAtgtaaagataaataaataaaaagttgtAAAAGTTGTTGTTGTAAAAGTTGTAAGTTCGTAATAACATGACTCTACATTATAACAATTATCTAACCAGGAACGATCGTAACGCCTGCTTTTTGTTGCACGAATTAAAGCAAGTCTAATAATTCACTTTCGCAAATGACGTTTCCAGTTTTTTCAATGCCGTTATCGCCGCTCGGTTACCTTTGGGTTGCCAGAGGAAAGCGCCGGCCACTAAAAGCGTGATAATtctgaaattaattaatttcccAAGAAGTGGTTGTGTAGACACATAAACCTCTGAACTCAGGGTAACGATAAAGCATCCGTCATTAAACTGTTAGGTTTTTCCGACGTCATCTTTGGAAGGTACTAATTTGTTAAATGCCATTCTCTATAAATCATCGACAACGTAGTTCGAAAGTTAAGTGCACAACGCACTACAAATTACAAAGCAAGCCAAATAAAGAAACACGAACGATACAGTTCAGTCAAGATCAATTTATTTACCATTTATAAGTAAGACAAAGGGCAGTGAAGCTATTTATGACAACAAATCGAAGCCTTCACGATCATTAAGCTGACATACCAGTCTGAATTTTGCAGTCGGGGGTTAGTGGTTTCAATGTCACTTTCGTCGCCAGAAATGCCTCCTTCTGGGATGCTGTCAGCTTCGTCTGAATCTATCCTTGGCTCAAACTGGTACGGCTGGATAGTAAACCTTTCACTATCGTTATCCCCAGAGAAATTTTTCGAACTGGACCCAGATTGAGCCATCACATCGCCAAATTCCTCGCGATCGTAAAACCTTTCTTTTATCCAAATAGTGTTCACGACTAGAAGACACGCAAGTATCGCAAGGGGCTTGACGTTGTGACATCATTCCACTAAACGCTGACCGTCTTCTGAGCAGGCGATCcgattccaagatggcggctttCTATTTACATTTTGGTCTTTCGTTTTGGTAGTTTTTCGAACTTGAAATACGCCGCCAGCAAAACATAATGTCAAAAATTGAATCAGAGTCGAGAGGCCCAACCCCTGAAatacagtcatttttacccCGCAGTTCCCCTTTAATCTATATTCGTCATTCCATTCAACACATGGCACTGATGCACGGACTTTCAAAACACCAAGGCACCACTGGGGTCCTGCGTGTACTGGTGTTATACTGACGGTCAAAGTGCAATAGAAAGGATGTGATACGATGGTTTCTCTTGGCTCGCGTCATGCGTACATTACCGAGCCGATAGTTAACAATTTCTTTCCCACATAAGCTTAACGCACCGCATTTGCAACTGAGGAAGAAAAATTCAAtaccacacacacacacaaagccTAGACAATTACACTTTTGACAATTATTCACTGACGTGAAGGTGAATGGTGGTGGGTATTTGCCGAGTCGTGAAGCGGTGAGGtaaatatccttggatattcactgttttgcgaacggaaagaaaaatgcgGCATTTTTTCCcaactgatttggtaaatactaaaacaactatacCCCTCAaagtcggtgaagagcggtggatatatacctcgacgcttcgcgtctctgTATGTattcaccactattcacctcctatccccttcgggggatagttgtacactattcaccgacaccgaattgttttagtatataccacacgaGTTGAAAAAATAGCGCCAAACATTACTATATCTATAACAATTAACAGTAAAACGATCAATTTTTAGAGTTTCGTGCGCCGCTCGATGCTCTGAGGTGAATAGTATTTGGCTGGTCATCTCCGAGACAGCCAATCAGCGcacgccaaaagcactattcattCGTGTGGTGTATACTAAAAgataatagagagattaagcatgacgttcacgagattttctttttgccaaattaagagaaacttgatttatttaagcCCCTTTTTTGCCTGTTACCTAGATACATCGAGTAACTTCCCAAAggagtgagacaagttgaaaaacgtaaattttcatgcttttatgaCACACAGCTGTCCACTGTTCGCCGTTTctcgtaaacgtcatgcttaacctctctcaTATTACAATCCCAGATAAAAGTTTAAGGAAATTGGTATCCTGTCTGCGTGTGCGCGAGTCGGTGTGCTCTTATGGGTGTATCTGCTAGTATGCGCAGGCGTGGAGTACCATGCTTCAGGAAGTGAAAGTGTCCTTTGCGGGAGGTTCTCTGTTGTTCCTTGAAACCATTTGCATTTTCTCCGCAGACAATCAACTCAACATTACATTAGTAAAGTGAGGACTGATTACACTACGGCATGCAATTATAAGagtaatcataactatatcaaaa
Coding sequences:
- the LOC136889144 gene encoding uncharacterized protein, with product MERAESCVCCQEIEQVKNKLIEAVSSGECEEQPKCITQHPGIHPVCTNRWVLQTAWYQYKQQYKDAYDGAEDKLFRHIAYRQLARWCWGILGKEIRVVLPSCAVMCIRNFYPPPGPEEEFIFKGFRYADE
- the LOC136889142 gene encoding uncharacterized protein translates to MTAFGICLVVDVWSLVTHRTVSHARKIMVTLIAVAELLAAENENSIAEEIIIEDSPLNYDITPLKSFSASHGVRDFEVQCCFEPITHRSIATQTDVCNASPCEVVCTTSGIGISSPVKTETNSPKHAEWKVSHDHNYTMNAPPKVIFPTYDDSSFKTTPLPPVHNITCDQYESTDAVDTGQESDADGDIDNDMDDEDMDPSWKLSDAEQFLSDDDREVEPSEDDFKESTPHREKKFLVFGSCLFELLKRCPECGDVIIKRNNKTSGTMLLVELTCHSGHTKTWESQPVVKRKPLGNLLLAAAILFTGNTFSSVSNLASCLNLQFFCERVFYDTQRKYLFPVVNEAWEAESNSQIDILTSKPVVNLEGDGRCDSPGHCAKYGTYTLMDEDTGNVVAFNVVQVSEIN
- the LOC136889143 gene encoding uncharacterized protein: MSRDYPHISHQYDVWHLSKWVVKKLTNKAKQKGCEQLAPWIQSISNHLWWSAATCDGSVQMLREKWKSVLDHVSNRHKWSGNFLFHQCCHRRISSSEAKRICWIKPGTPAHLALEEVVLNNKLLKDVAKLTDFCHTGKIEVYHSIMLKYCSKREHFSYKGMVARTQLAALDNNANTGRKQARIKEGERAGEARYKLCFPKANKRWVVKPINEKKSFQYLSGLLSEVVKRVELGNAVIPAMPVHLPKNIASQPAPIVADAIKQHRSRFNR